A genome region from Fodinibius salicampi includes the following:
- a CDS encoding glycogen-binding domain-containing protein, producing the protein MITSAGYSQQGRTIVSLDSRVGYSTNSYLNPFLGEWNPSIESAYNFTSLLGQSFWYGQGHSISVTGGLVYEPFFNEQASSWTGGIGLFEYSYRLSEKFNIGIESGGSYMQNQYSRTLIWIQPKLTWFVTPFSLFRAKIGPNFRSYKNFNEVEQTRDRLDLYSLEFETWPSYQWRLRAGIYGALNTLADPREGFTTQASAGYHFRNGTSISVTGSMQQFQFDQTVTDGNGGDTFPPIGGGSSTRIVTNTDRIVRVGVDGTVPLSRRLSVFAGVGTLYFISENTENTSNDYKVSGGVRFSIEPKFNRGSTKIKPEWNKNNKQQRVQIRYSGQGRLYLVGSFNNWDKDGIPLTEQSENIYTAQLRLEVGSYEYKVLKIHGDSEEWLEFSNEVYTVDDGFGSKNAMLLVE; encoded by the coding sequence TTGATTACATCAGCTGGATATAGTCAACAAGGGCGGACTATTGTATCTCTTGATTCCAGGGTTGGGTATTCTACCAACAGCTATTTAAACCCTTTTTTGGGGGAATGGAATCCCTCCATAGAATCGGCCTATAACTTTACCTCTCTTCTTGGACAATCGTTTTGGTACGGACAGGGACATTCAATTTCTGTAACGGGGGGATTAGTTTATGAGCCCTTTTTCAATGAACAGGCATCCAGTTGGACGGGAGGGATTGGTCTATTTGAATATAGCTATCGTCTTTCAGAGAAGTTTAATATAGGGATCGAGAGCGGAGGCAGCTATATGCAAAATCAATATAGTCGTACTCTTATTTGGATACAGCCAAAACTTACATGGTTTGTTACTCCCTTTTCCTTATTTCGGGCCAAGATTGGTCCTAATTTTCGTAGTTACAAAAATTTTAACGAGGTAGAACAGACTAGGGATCGCCTGGATCTATATAGCTTGGAATTTGAAACATGGCCCAGTTACCAGTGGAGACTGAGGGCAGGAATATATGGTGCATTGAATACACTGGCGGACCCTCGGGAAGGATTTACCACACAGGCTTCAGCGGGATATCATTTTCGAAACGGAACTTCTATATCGGTTACTGGAAGCATGCAACAATTCCAGTTCGATCAGACAGTCACCGATGGTAATGGAGGAGATACTTTTCCTCCCATTGGGGGCGGTTCTTCTACCAGAATAGTAACCAATACAGATCGAATTGTTCGGGTCGGGGTGGATGGTACTGTTCCCCTCAGTAGACGGCTTTCAGTTTTTGCAGGAGTTGGAACGCTATACTTTATAAGTGAGAATACTGAAAATACTTCCAATGATTATAAAGTATCCGGGGGCGTACGTTTTAGTATTGAACCTAAATTTAACAGGGGGAGCACCAAAATTAAGCCTGAGTGGAACAAAAATAACAAGCAACAGAGAGTTCAAATACGATATTCCGGTCAGGGACGGCTTTATCTAGTGGGAAGCTTTAATAACTGGGATAAAGATGGAATTCCTTTAACAGAACAATCTGAAAATATTTACACAGCCCAACTAAGGCTTGAAGTCGGTTCTTATGAGTACAAAGTCCTAAAAATTCATGGAGATTCAGAAGAATGGCTTGAATTTTCAAATGAAGTCTATACTGTAGATGATGGTTTCGGCAGTAAAAATGCAATGTTATTAGTCGAATAA
- a CDS encoding competence/damage-inducible protein A, whose translation MQCWIISIGDELLIGDTINTNASWMAQLLSEYGVEVERIVTLKDDLSVLKETISDALDSVDLVISTGGLGPTHDDVTKTAVTDLFDTELIVHEPTLSFIKKTFKKRNIPFSKSNHLQAKVPADSEVLFNEQGTAPGLWLEKNNSILVVLPGVPYEMKHLMQKKVLPKLRKLLNGNVVRKARYLLTSGIGESTLSDEVVGDLSSYFNENISVAYLPSTQGTRIRVRARGSSEEDVENKMRPVIEHLKKSAGEYIVGEGKDLHLAKVLGELMTEKNLTMATAESCTGGLLGSKVTDIPGSSRYMKGGIIAYANEVKVKELDVEAEDLQKYGAVSKVVALQMAKGIAQKMGADIGVSTTGIAGPEGGTREKPVGTVWIGFWNRDQHFAIKGEFTKDRWVNKERSVFVALEMVRRILLNISEMPYGLQKQTV comes from the coding sequence ATGCAGTGTTGGATTATAAGTATTGGTGATGAGCTCCTTATTGGTGATACGATTAATACAAATGCCAGCTGGATGGCACAGTTGTTATCAGAATATGGGGTAGAAGTGGAGCGCATAGTAACGCTGAAGGATGATCTGTCCGTTCTTAAGGAAACAATTAGTGACGCTCTGGATTCTGTTGATTTGGTAATATCAACAGGTGGATTAGGTCCAACACATGATGATGTAACCAAAACGGCGGTTACTGATCTTTTTGATACGGAGCTTATTGTGCACGAACCTACACTCTCTTTTATTAAAAAAACGTTTAAGAAAAGGAATATTCCTTTTTCAAAGTCGAATCATTTGCAAGCCAAGGTACCTGCAGATAGTGAAGTGTTATTTAATGAACAGGGTACTGCACCAGGCTTATGGCTGGAAAAGAATAACTCTATTCTGGTTGTTTTGCCGGGCGTTCCCTATGAGATGAAACATCTAATGCAGAAAAAAGTTTTACCCAAACTCCGGAAGTTACTAAACGGAAACGTTGTCCGGAAAGCCCGTTATCTCCTAACTTCTGGGATAGGTGAAAGTACGCTCAGCGATGAGGTTGTAGGAGATTTATCGTCCTATTTTAATGAAAATATAAGCGTGGCTTATTTGCCTTCTACGCAGGGTACTCGTATTCGAGTTCGGGCACGCGGATCTTCAGAAGAAGATGTTGAAAACAAAATGAGACCTGTAATTGAACATCTTAAAAAGAGTGCGGGAGAATATATTGTAGGTGAGGGCAAAGATCTTCATCTTGCCAAAGTTCTGGGAGAGCTAATGACTGAAAAGAATCTGACTATGGCTACTGCTGAAAGTTGTACCGGAGGACTGTTAGGAAGTAAGGTGACTGATATTCCGGGCAGCAGCCGATACATGAAAGGAGGGATTATAGCATATGCTAATGAGGTGAAAGTTAAAGAACTGGATGTAGAAGCAGAGGATTTGCAAAAATATGGGGCTGTAAGTAAAGTGGTTGCCCTTCAGATGGCCAAAGGAATTGCTCAGAAAATGGGTGCCGATATCGGGGTATCAACAACCGGTATTGCGGGTCCGGAGGGAGGTACCAGGGAAAAACCCGTAGGGACAGTTTGGATTGGATTTTGGAACCGAGATCAGCATTTTGCAATTAAAGGAGAATTCACAAAAGATCGATGGGTTAATAAAGAGCGCTCTGTATTTGTTGCTCTGGAGATGGTACGTCGAATACTTCTAAATATTTCAGAAATGCCCTACGGACTTCAAAAGCAGACGGTTTGA
- a CDS encoding CDP-alcohol phosphatidyltransferase family protein, giving the protein MKNKWLSTNNSHLVNVQRLPNILSTIRLVLAPIFLILYVQDEVVWRALSVGIFAVAVVTDFFDGYLARLYSAQTAYGVFLDPLADKFLTFAGFICLPFIDATQFPWWAVGVIVLRDVVITGMRIIAERRNVSIKTRLTAKIKTMSQMFFLYLVLLVGVFVNTDVWLSSYCIQLLESGILGWLMIAIVVLTLYSGIEYIYVNINIFINKHDAKT; this is encoded by the coding sequence TTGAAAAATAAATGGCTCTCAACCAATAACTCGCATTTAGTTAACGTGCAAAGGCTTCCTAACATTTTAAGCACCATAAGATTAGTGCTTGCACCCATTTTTCTAATTCTATATGTACAGGATGAGGTCGTGTGGAGAGCATTAAGTGTCGGAATTTTTGCGGTAGCAGTCGTCACTGATTTTTTTGATGGCTATCTTGCCCGTTTGTATAGTGCTCAAACGGCCTATGGCGTTTTTTTAGATCCGTTAGCTGACAAGTTTTTAACCTTTGCAGGTTTTATCTGTTTGCCCTTTATTGATGCCACACAGTTTCCATGGTGGGCTGTAGGGGTTATTGTGCTTCGGGATGTTGTTATTACCGGTATGCGTATTATAGCTGAACGACGTAACGTGAGTATAAAAACGCGTTTAACGGCAAAAATAAAGACCATGAGCCAGATGTTTTTTCTTTATCTTGTGCTTTTGGTAGGAGTCTTTGTAAATACCGATGTATGGCTAAGCAGCTACTGCATTCAATTATTAGAATCCGGAATTCTTGGCTGGCTAATGATAGCTATCGTAGTTCTTACCCTATATTCCGGAATCGAATACATATACGTAAATATTAATATTTTTATAAATAAACATGATGCAAAAACTTAA
- a CDS encoding putative porin, producing MKLFYILNIVLFLVLPLQSVAQVETVGVDSITIDTTIQVDSIALDTVTLSQSTTNEDEPLEQVVPWQFHAPLGADVTASDSTLRWQIWPDWTHKLNRKPGVITYRMGTSLRSNAVQRFAHEPRYQKLYWEGVPLNDPISGNLNWALIPQHKIDKVYSEDKGTYHRTSFYLNQYYLNKPLSRLIYSESKFSNRDLEFEVSHNLSQKTNITLSYWDRRAGGEYRNSQVTGRQIYVKGSHHLGDRRYIKLNYINNNLQVGRPFGYLTGDLRTFHFDHYRADPSESSGNSRGINNLFALNFYQRSADSTKATDNLHAGIFHRKIQRTLEYSADSTSYNIRTGGLNVRKWLDIGSFLELEGGTQYEHYFPKKSGLSPLSINSWGKLTADGKAVLRAGSFLNLVGDAEITLRTDGFQNYRLQAGAEIVFGKLHLSPSISSGTLMPTPQQLYWQSDIFQGTNDLENEEIQEGSVELSYNFSKESRIGARVQHKEIGNGVMVGADSTFANMENYGSQSATAFLNLDSKSFEINSSATLHQFTDSFLNPIGSIPMQNDPRLWIKGGVYWKGYLFDRATYVKAGLSGMMAPFQYQADHYQPQLDYWQPMSVDQELPAYNRLDVDISARVRSIMFVMRFENVLDDVNQLGYFETAQYPMSQRRFIFGVRALFRN from the coding sequence TTGAAGCTATTTTATATATTAAATATTGTTTTATTTCTGGTTCTACCGCTTCAAAGCGTCGCGCAGGTAGAAACGGTGGGAGTAGATTCTATCACTATTGATACTACTATACAAGTTGATAGTATTGCGCTGGATACTGTCACTTTATCGCAATCTACAACCAATGAGGATGAGCCATTAGAACAAGTTGTACCCTGGCAATTTCATGCTCCGCTTGGGGCTGATGTTACCGCCTCTGATAGTACCCTTCGGTGGCAAATTTGGCCTGACTGGACACATAAGTTAAATAGGAAGCCGGGGGTGATAACCTATAGGATGGGGACAAGTTTACGCTCGAATGCCGTACAGCGTTTTGCCCATGAGCCCCGTTACCAAAAGCTATATTGGGAGGGAGTTCCGCTCAACGATCCTATTTCAGGAAATCTGAATTGGGCACTGATTCCCCAGCACAAAATTGATAAAGTCTATAGTGAAGATAAGGGAACCTATCATCGTACGTCCTTTTATTTAAATCAATATTACTTAAATAAGCCGCTTTCGAGACTTATCTATAGTGAAAGCAAATTTTCCAACCGCGATCTGGAGTTCGAGGTAAGCCATAACCTGTCACAAAAAACAAATATTACGTTAAGCTATTGGGATCGCCGGGCAGGAGGTGAATATAGGAATTCCCAAGTCACAGGGCGACAAATTTATGTGAAAGGGAGTCATCATTTAGGAGACCGACGATATATCAAACTCAATTATATCAACAATAACCTTCAGGTCGGACGGCCGTTTGGCTATCTTACCGGTGATCTTCGTACCTTTCATTTTGATCACTACCGGGCAGATCCAAGCGAGTCCTCGGGGAATTCCAGGGGAATAAACAATTTATTCGCCTTAAACTTCTATCAGCGCAGTGCCGATTCTACAAAAGCTACGGATAACCTCCATGCCGGTATATTTCATCGGAAAATACAGCGTACACTGGAGTATTCCGCCGATTCAACCTCCTATAACATACGAACGGGGGGACTAAATGTGAGGAAGTGGTTGGATATAGGATCATTTTTAGAATTAGAAGGAGGAACTCAATATGAGCATTATTTCCCAAAAAAGTCTGGCCTTAGCCCTTTATCAATTAATTCATGGGGAAAATTAACGGCAGATGGGAAAGCAGTATTACGGGCCGGTTCATTTTTAAATCTGGTGGGAGATGCAGAGATTACCCTTCGCACTGATGGTTTCCAAAATTACAGGCTGCAGGCGGGTGCTGAAATTGTGTTTGGAAAGCTTCATTTATCACCTTCTATTTCTTCGGGCACGCTCATGCCTACGCCACAACAACTCTATTGGCAATCAGATATATTTCAGGGTACTAATGATTTAGAAAACGAGGAGATACAGGAGGGGAGCGTTGAGCTTTCCTATAACTTTTCGAAGGAAAGTCGAATTGGAGCAAGAGTTCAACACAAAGAGATAGGCAACGGAGTGATGGTTGGGGCCGATAGCACCTTTGCTAATATGGAGAACTACGGTTCCCAATCGGCTACTGCCTTTCTAAACTTGGATTCAAAATCTTTTGAGATCAATAGCTCTGCAACACTCCATCAATTTACAGACAGCTTTTTGAATCCCATTGGGAGTATTCCTATGCAAAATGATCCCCGGCTTTGGATTAAGGGAGGAGTATACTGGAAAGGTTACCTTTTTGATCGCGCAACCTATGTGAAAGCAGGGCTGTCCGGAATGATGGCGCCCTTTCAATACCAGGCAGATCACTATCAACCGCAGCTGGATTACTGGCAACCCATGAGCGTGGACCAAGAGCTTCCGGCATACAACCGCCTGGATGTTGACATTTCTGCCCGTGTACGTTCAATTATGTTCGTCATGCGATTTGAAAATGTGCTTGATGATGTTAATCAACTAGGCTACTTTGAAACGGCTCAATATCCGATGTCTCAGCGACGTTTTATATTTGGAGTAAGAGCCTTGTTTAGAAACTAA
- the pyrE gene encoding orotate phosphoribosyltransferase, translated as MLIDSSFAKEIALDLLKINAVILQPNDPFTWSSGWNSPIYCDNRLTMRYPKIRKKIAQKFVAFIREEYGDIDVITGTATAGIPHAAWIAENMDKPMSYVRAKAKAYGLGNQIEGGIQKGESTVIIEDLISTGGSAISVVEALQFIDADVQAVLSIFTYGFDKAIQRFEDAGVALYTLTDYTTLIDVANEHGYVNENDLEALAEWRKSPETWPN; from the coding sequence ATGCTTATTGATTCATCCTTTGCGAAAGAAATAGCGCTTGACCTCCTCAAGATAAATGCTGTTATACTGCAACCCAACGATCCCTTTACTTGGTCTTCTGGCTGGAATTCCCCTATCTATTGTGATAATCGACTGACCATGCGTTATCCGAAGATCAGAAAAAAGATCGCCCAAAAATTTGTAGCTTTTATAAGAGAGGAGTATGGTGATATTGATGTCATCACCGGCACGGCTACCGCTGGCATACCTCACGCTGCGTGGATTGCGGAAAATATGGACAAGCCAATGTCGTATGTAAGAGCAAAGGCCAAAGCATATGGATTGGGAAATCAAATAGAAGGGGGTATTCAAAAAGGAGAATCCACAGTAATAATCGAAGATCTTATTTCAACAGGTGGATCAGCTATTTCTGTAGTGGAAGCACTCCAATTTATTGATGCCGATGTACAAGCCGTACTCAGTATCTTTACATACGGCTTCGACAAAGCCATCCAGCGGTTTGAAGATGCAGGTGTCGCTCTTTACACCCTGACAGATTATACAACACTTATTGATGTAGCTAACGAGCATGGTTATGTGAATGAGAATGATTTGGAGGCCCTTGCCGAATGGCGTAAGAGCCCCGAAACCTGGCCAAACTAA
- a CDS encoding RNA polymerase sigma factor encodes MIDNQEEFQIVEAVLNGQKDRYRELVDRFAPLVFDIVNRFVDHEDDAEELAQEIFVKTYERLSSFNGDSKFSSWLYSIAQNHCRDYAKNIRRHNKSFSQMEDRDLEEQMDSFGAPDMEMEKSQWVSLLKQALKEINEDYAEAFLMKYESGMTYKAMSNRLDVSQSALKVRVYRAKKELKAFIEQNS; translated from the coding sequence ATGATAGATAATCAGGAAGAATTTCAGATAGTGGAAGCGGTCCTAAATGGACAAAAGGATCGGTATCGGGAGTTGGTAGATCGCTTTGCTCCGCTGGTCTTTGATATAGTGAATCGATTTGTAGACCATGAAGACGATGCAGAAGAGCTTGCTCAGGAAATTTTTGTAAAAACCTATGAGCGTTTGTCCAGCTTTAACGGAGACTCAAAATTTTCTTCGTGGTTGTATAGTATTGCCCAAAATCATTGCCGGGATTATGCGAAAAATATTCGGCGCCATAATAAGTCGTTTAGTCAAATGGAAGATCGTGATCTTGAAGAACAAATGGATTCATTTGGGGCGCCAGATATGGAAATGGAAAAGAGTCAATGGGTTTCCTTGTTAAAGCAAGCCCTTAAAGAGATTAATGAAGATTATGCTGAAGCTTTTTTGATGAAATATGAGTCTGGTATGACCTATAAAGCGATGTCGAATCGTCTAGATGTTTCACAAAGTGCTTTAAAAGTAAGGGTTTACCGGGCTAAGAAGGAATTAAAGGCATTTATAGAACAAAACAGTTAA
- a CDS encoding phosphatidylglycerophosphatase A family protein → MMQKLKPILGSFFYAGFLPNAPGTWGSFFALFPIYFIGVYAPWYGIALFTIFCSFLTVWVSAECERVWGGDPSPLVMDEFAGQGMAFIGISFFSGLGPNILLLFAGFVFFRFFDIKKPLGVNALQQLPGGWGILVDDLLAGFYAFLCLKIVLYFI, encoded by the coding sequence ATGATGCAAAAACTTAAACCTATTTTAGGTAGCTTTTTCTATGCTGGCTTTTTACCCAATGCCCCGGGAACATGGGGAAGCTTCTTTGCCCTCTTCCCTATTTATTTTATTGGCGTTTATGCTCCCTGGTATGGCATTGCGTTATTTACCATTTTTTGCTCTTTCCTTACGGTTTGGGTGTCTGCAGAATGCGAACGCGTTTGGGGCGGTGATCCCTCTCCTCTAGTAATGGATGAATTTGCCGGTCAGGGAATGGCCTTTATTGGCATCAGTTTTTTTAGCGGTCTTGGGCCTAATATATTATTACTTTTCGCTGGATTTGTGTTTTTTCGTTTTTTTGATATTAAAAAGCCTTTGGGTGTAAATGCTTTACAACAACTTCCAGGTGGATGGGGCATTCTGGTCGATGATCTTCTAGCCGGATTTTATGCCTTCTTATGCCTTAAAATTGTTTTATATTTCATTTAA
- a CDS encoding DUF4382 domain-containing protein, with the protein MLQNKILSLPLVLFFAVAVFFTACDNSGTGSDGSMGTMTVEMTDAPIDSADAVNVFIERVEVNNAENEEEGWIVLNEPQQSYNLLELTNGATEVIGTKELEPGTYNQIRLILSEGGHSVEVGGEVHDMKVPSGPQTGIKLNIDAEIEPDIEYVLLLDFDASRSVVAAGPPGDAVKYLLKPVIKAKEKAITGNIEGVVDPAEAQPVVYAIDDVDATEPDTLASTIADTTSGDFKIIGLEEGSYDVSIDPRNDDYQSETVEDVSVTIGQSNDLGTVELNQQ; encoded by the coding sequence ATGTTACAGAATAAGATACTATCCCTACCATTAGTACTATTTTTTGCAGTAGCAGTATTTTTTACAGCATGTGATAACAGTGGAACAGGATCAGACGGAAGCATGGGTACGATGACCGTAGAGATGACTGATGCTCCCATTGATTCGGCCGATGCAGTAAACGTATTCATTGAACGCGTAGAAGTGAATAATGCTGAAAATGAGGAAGAAGGCTGGATCGTACTGAATGAACCCCAACAGAGTTATAATTTACTGGAGCTAACAAACGGGGCTACAGAAGTAATTGGTACCAAAGAACTGGAGCCCGGAACGTATAATCAAATTCGACTTATACTAAGCGAAGGCGGACATAGTGTAGAAGTAGGTGGTGAGGTACATGACATGAAGGTTCCAAGTGGGCCTCAGACTGGTATTAAACTCAATATTGATGCCGAAATTGAACCTGATATTGAATATGTACTTCTGCTGGACTTTGATGCCAGCCGTTCTGTTGTCGCTGCAGGCCCTCCTGGTGATGCCGTTAAATACCTCTTGAAGCCCGTTATTAAGGCAAAAGAGAAAGCTATTACTGGTAACATTGAAGGAGTCGTAGATCCTGCCGAAGCACAACCCGTAGTTTATGCTATAGACGATGTAGATGCAACAGAACCTGATACACTTGCTTCAACTATTGCGGATACGACAAGCGGCGATTTCAAGATTATTGGACTTGAAGAAGGAAGTTACGACGTGTCTATTGACCCCAGAAATGATGACTATCAATCTGAAACAGTGGAAGACGTGAGCGTTACAATAGGGCAATCCAATGACTTAGGAACTGTTGAGCTAAATCAGCAGTAG
- the yiaK gene encoding 3-dehydro-L-gulonate 2-dehydrogenase: protein MLRFPLKEIKDVLVQILKEYDFPDSKAQLIAKVHTESSRDGVYSHGLNRFPLFIEYVEKGLIDIAVDPEKIASFGTLERWDGQLGAGVSNAHRCMERAVELAEKHTIGCVALRNTNHWMRGGTYGWQAADKGKIGLCFTNTKPNMPPWGGKESRIGNNPFVIAIPRKEGHVVLDMSMSQFSFGKINTYKLNNEKLPFYGGWDDEGNLSKDPEKILSKERGLPIGYWKGSALSIVLDMLAALLSDGKSTCKIGEDGYEVGISQIFICIDPQKFSDGNLKDKLLNEIIDSVHDVPPINEGDRTYYPGEKTLATRKDHIENGIPVSEEVWETITNLTS, encoded by the coding sequence ATGTTGAGGTTCCCACTTAAAGAAATAAAAGACGTTTTAGTCCAGATTTTAAAAGAGTACGATTTTCCTGATTCAAAGGCTCAGCTTATCGCCAAAGTGCATACGGAATCCAGCCGTGATGGGGTTTACTCCCATGGACTTAATCGTTTTCCCCTTTTTATTGAATATGTTGAAAAAGGGTTAATCGATATAGCAGTTGACCCTGAAAAAATTGCCAGCTTTGGAACACTTGAACGCTGGGATGGTCAACTAGGGGCTGGTGTCTCCAATGCCCATCGATGCATGGAGCGAGCCGTAGAACTTGCCGAAAAACATACTATTGGATGCGTCGCATTGCGCAATACCAACCACTGGATGCGAGGTGGCACCTATGGATGGCAAGCAGCTGATAAGGGAAAAATAGGCCTTTGTTTTACCAATACTAAGCCTAATATGCCGCCATGGGGTGGGAAGGAGAGTCGCATTGGTAATAATCCTTTTGTTATAGCAATTCCCAGAAAAGAGGGACATGTTGTGCTGGACATGTCTATGTCGCAATTTTCTTTTGGGAAAATTAATACATATAAACTTAATAATGAAAAGTTGCCATTCTATGGGGGATGGGATGATGAGGGCAATCTTTCAAAAGATCCGGAGAAAATTCTTTCCAAAGAACGAGGATTACCTATCGGCTACTGGAAAGGCTCTGCCTTGTCGATAGTTCTTGATATGTTGGCTGCCTTACTTTCGGATGGAAAGTCTACATGTAAAATTGGGGAAGATGGATATGAGGTGGGAATTTCCCAGATATTTATCTGTATAGATCCACAGAAATTTTCGGATGGGAATCTGAAAGACAAACTACTAAACGAGATTATAGATAGTGTTCACGACGTACCTCCAATAAATGAAGGGGATCGCACCTATTATCCCGGTGAAAAAACCCTGGCCACCCGTAAAGATCATATAGAGAATGGAATACCTGTTAGTGAAGAAGTGTGGGAAACCATTACCAACTTAACTTCATGA
- the miaB gene encoding tRNA (N6-isopentenyl adenosine(37)-C2)-methylthiotransferase MiaB, with translation MDQRNFYIETYGCQMNVSDTEIVNSILMEEGMQPVNEPEDAEVVFINTCSIRENAEERVWNRLKEFKAMKRERDGDMTVGVLGCMAERIREQIMEKEELVDLVVGPDAYRDLPKLLSDVDDGRKAVNVLLSLEETYADIKPVRTNDNGVSAFVTIMRGCDNMCAFCVVPFTRGRERSRPAESILDELKQLSDQGYKEVTLLGQNVNSYDDGENTFAELMFKASQVDPEMRIRFSSPHPKDFPEELLESISEQPNLCSYIHIPAQSGSNAVLERMRRPYTREQYLELVEKMRDIIPGVTLSTDIITGFCDETEEEHQDTLSLMAEVKYDLAYMFAYSERGRTLAERKYEDNVPEDVKKRRLSEIIEQQMSIQEELNKKEIGRRHLVLVEGTSKRSDEQLRGRTDTNKMVVFDRKDFEKGDYVEVTITDCTSATLMGDPIKKSSIAEFEAEPVAV, from the coding sequence TTGGATCAACGCAACTTTTATATCGAAACATATGGCTGCCAAATGAACGTCTCTGATACAGAGATTGTCAATTCTATTTTGATGGAAGAAGGTATGCAGCCGGTTAATGAGCCAGAAGACGCAGAAGTGGTATTCATTAATACCTGCTCTATTCGTGAAAATGCTGAAGAGCGCGTTTGGAACCGGCTCAAGGAATTTAAGGCGATGAAAAGAGAAAGAGATGGAGACATGACCGTCGGCGTGCTGGGCTGTATGGCCGAGCGTATCCGCGAGCAAATCATGGAAAAGGAAGAGCTCGTAGATCTTGTTGTAGGTCCCGATGCCTATCGCGATCTCCCAAAATTGCTTTCTGATGTTGATGACGGACGTAAAGCAGTGAACGTTTTACTGTCTCTGGAAGAAACCTATGCAGATATTAAACCGGTGCGTACTAACGATAATGGGGTTAGTGCTTTTGTAACCATCATGCGCGGATGTGATAACATGTGTGCCTTTTGCGTAGTCCCTTTCACGCGCGGACGTGAGCGGAGCCGTCCTGCCGAAAGTATTCTCGATGAATTAAAACAGCTCAGTGACCAAGGATACAAAGAAGTTACTCTGCTGGGACAAAATGTAAATTCCTATGACGACGGGGAAAACACTTTTGCTGAACTGATGTTCAAAGCAAGCCAGGTTGACCCGGAGATGCGGATTCGATTCTCTTCCCCTCATCCCAAGGATTTTCCCGAAGAATTGTTGGAAAGTATTAGTGAACAACCAAATCTTTGTAGTTATATCCATATTCCTGCACAATCCGGAAGTAATGCGGTTCTTGAACGGATGCGCCGCCCTTACACACGTGAGCAGTACTTGGAGTTGGTAGAGAAAATGCGCGATATTATTCCGGGAGTGACGCTTTCTACTGATATTATTACCGGATTCTGTGATGAAACCGAAGAAGAACACCAGGATACCCTTTCCCTGATGGCCGAAGTGAAGTATGATTTGGCCTATATGTTTGCTTATTCCGAGCGCGGTCGTACCCTTGCGGAACGAAAATATGAAGATAATGTCCCGGAGGATGTTAAAAAACGACGCCTCTCTGAGATTATAGAGCAACAAATGAGTATACAGGAAGAACTCAACAAAAAGGAAATCGGTCGCCGGCACTTGGTCTTAGTGGAAGGAACCAGCAAGCGTTCTGATGAACAGCTTCGTGGACGTACTGATACCAATAAAATGGTCGTATTTGATCGTAAAGATTTTGAAAAAGGAGATTATGTGGAAGTGACTATCACTGATTGCACTTCGGCTACTCTCATGGGCGACCCTATTAAGAAAAGCAGTATTGCGGAATTTGAGGCCGAGCCTGTCGCAGTATAA